A region from the Sorex araneus isolate mSorAra2 chromosome 6, mSorAra2.pri, whole genome shotgun sequence genome encodes:
- the PPFIA1 gene encoding liprin-alpha-1 isoform X2 — MMCEVMPTINETESPLGGGGSPGGGTQDSGSPAPLDADSQFEQLMVSMLDERDRILDTLRETQETLALTQGKLHEVGHERDSLQRQLTSSLPQEFTALSKELSVCREQLLEREEEVAELKAERNNTRLLLEHLECLVSRHERSLRMTVVKRQAQSPAGVSSEVEVLKALKSLFEHHKALDEKVRERLRLALERCSLLEEELESTHKELMTLKEQNNQKKTLTDGVLELNHEEGSAPSTNGKRSSGGSLGPEEDQARVLELQDIVDKQSREQAQMKERLTALSSQVVELEEDLDTARKDLIKSEEMNSKLQRDVREALAQKEDMEERITTLEKRYLAAQREATSVHDLNDKLENEIATKDSMQRQTEDKNRQLQERLELAEQKLQQTLRKAETLPEVEAELAQRVAALSKPDALSPGSPAAPDAKLLALAAQLGKAEERHGNIEERLRQMEAQLEEKNQELQRARQREKMNEEHNKRLSDTVDRLLSESNERLQLHLKERMAALEEKNSLLREVESAKKQLEETQHEKDQLLLTVEALRTELEQTRLRGASLHHGRPHLGSVPDFRLPMADGPADAYGSGAVLRRPQKGRLAALRDEPSKVQTLNEQDWERAQQASVLANVAQAFESDVDVSDGEEDGDAPLSSAALLSPSGQADAQTLAMMLQEQLDAINQEIRLIQEEKESTEQRAEEIESRVGSGSLDNLGRFRSMSSIPPYPASSLAGSSPPNSGRSTPRRIPHSPAREVDRLGIMTLPSDLRKHRRKPPAPRDEVPDDKTTIKCETSPPPSPRAPRPERLHKGAVHTVSHEELRELRNSTGSQDGPASNPSSSNSSQDSLHKAPKKKGIKSSIGRLFGKKEKGRPGHASRESPGQAGVSETENSSPDALGLGKLGGQAEKNRKLQKKHQLLEEARRQGLPFAQWDGPTVVVWLELWVGMPAWYVAACRANVKSGAIMSALSDTEIQREIGISNPLHRLKLRLAIQEIMSLTSPSAPPTSRTSTGNVWLTHEEMETLAATPHTTLAYGDMNHEWIGNEWLPSLGLPQYRSYFMECLVDARMLDHLTKKDLRGQLKMVDSFHRTSFQCGIMCLRRLNYDRKELERRREESQNEVKDVLVWSNDRMVRWILSIGLREYANNLTESGVHGAIIALDESFDFNTLALLLQIPTQNTQARAVLEREFNNLLAMGTDRRFDEDDEKSFRRAPSWRKKFRPKDIRGLAVGSAETLPANFRVAPSLSSPAMQPKKTQLDGSVPGTQRLDPAAVRTYSC; from the exons GAGTTCACGGCCCTCAGCAAGGAGCTCAGCGTGTGCCGGGAGCAGCTGCTGGAGCGAGAGGAGGAGGTGGCCGAGCTGAAGGCGGAGAGGAACAACACCCGG CTGCTGCTGGAGCACCTCGAGTGCCTCGTGTCCCGGCACGAGCGCTCGCTGCGGATGACGGTGGTCAAGAGGCAGGCGCAGTCGCCGGCCGGCGTGTCCAGTGAGGTGGAGGTCCTCAAGGCGCTCAAGTCCTTGTTCGAACACCACAAGGCCCTGGACGAGAAG GTGCGTGAGCGGCTGCGATTGGCCCTGGAAAGGTGCAGCCTGCTCGAGGAGGAGCTGGAGTCCACGCACAAGGAG TTAATGACTCTTAAAGAAcagaataatcagaaaaaaacacTAACCGATGGGGTGCTCGAACTAAACCATGAAGAAGGAAGTGCACCGAGCACAAATGGAAAG CGGTCCTCTGGCGGCTCGCTGGGCCCCGAGGAGGACCAGGCCAGAGTGCTGGAGTTGCAGGACATCGTGGACAAGCAGTCACGGGAGCAGGCCCAGATGAAGGAGCGCCTGACCGCCCTCTCCAGCCAAGTGGTCGAGCTCGAGGAGGACCTGGACACGGCCAGGAAGGACCTCATCAAGTCGGAGGAGATGAACAGCAAGCTGCAGCGCGACGTGCGCGAG GCCTTGGCCCAGAAGGAGGACATGGAGGAGAGAATCACCACCCTGGAGAAGCGCTACCTCGCGGCCCAGCGGGAGGCCACCTCCGTGCACGACCTCAACGACAAACTGGAGAACGAGATCGCCACCAAGGATTCCATGCAGCGGCAG ACGGAGGACAAGAACCGGCAGCTGCAGGAGCGCCTGGAACTGGCCGAGCAGAAGCTGCAGCAGACGCTGCGGAAGGCCGAGACGCTGCCCGAGGTGGAGGCCGAGCTGGCGCAGCGGGTGGCCGCGCTCTCCAAG CCTGACGCTCTGTCTCCGGGAAGCCCTGCTGCTCCGGACGCTAAGCTGCTGGCCCTCGCCGCCCAGCTCGGGAAG GCGGAGGAGAGGCACGGGAACATCGAGGAGCGGCTGCGGCAGATGGAGGCGCAGCTGGAGGAGAAGAACCAGGAGCTGCAGCGG GCCAGGCAGAGGGAGAAGATGAACGAGGAGCATAACAAGCGCCTGTCGGACACCGTGGACAGGCTGCTGTCCGAGTCCAACGAGAGGCTGCAGCTGCACCTGAAGGAGCGGATGGCCGCTCTGGAGGAAAAG AATTCTCTGTTGCGAGAGGTGGAAAGTGCGAAGAAGCAGCTGGAAGAAACTCAGCACGAGAAG GACCAGCTGCTGCTCACCGTGGAGGCCCTGAGGACCGAGCTGGAGCAGACACGGCTCCGCGGCGCTTCCCTCCACCACGG CCGACCCCACCTGGGCAGCGTGCCTGACTTCCGGCTGCCCATGGCGGACGGCCCCGCAGACGCCTACGGCAGCGGCGCCGTGTTACGGCGGCCCCAGAAGGGCCGACTGGCAGCTCTGCGCGACGAGCCTTCCAAG GTGCAGACGCTGAACGAGCAGGACTGGGAGCGGGCCCAGCAGGCGAGCGTCCTGGCGAATGTGGCCCAGGCCTTTGAGAGTGACGTGGACGTGTCCGACGGAGAGGAGGACGGAGACGCGCCCCTGAGCTCGGCGGCACTGCTGTCGCCCAGCGGGCAGGCCGACGCCCAGACGCTGGCCATGATGCTGCAGGAGCAGCTGGACGCCATCAACCAGGAGATCAG GCTGAtccaagaggagaaggagagcacGGAGCAGCGGGCCGAGGAGATCGAGAGCCGGGTGGGCAGCGGGAGCCTGGACAACCTCGGTCGCTTCAGATCAATGAGCTCCATCCCGCCTTACCCCGCCTCCTCCCTGGCCGGCTCCTCCCCGCCCAACAGCGGCCGCTCCACGCCCCGGCGGATCCCGCACAGCCCGGCCCGCGAGGTGGACAGGCTCGGCATCATGACACTG CCTAGCGACCTGCGGAAGCACCGTAGAAAG CCGCCGGCCCCTCGGGACGAGGTCCCGGACGACAAGACAACCATAAAATGTGAAACctcgcccccgccctccccgcgcgccccgcgccccgagcGGCTGCACAAAGGCGCCGTGCACACGGTCAGCCACGAGGAGCTGCGGGAGCTCCGCAA CTCGACAGGCTCGCAGGACGGCCCCGCAAGCAAccccagcagcagcaacagcagccaGGACTCGCTGCACAAGGCCCCCAAGAAGAAGGGCATCAAGTCCTCCATCGGCCGCCTGTTCGGCAAGAAGGAGAAGGGCCGGCCCGGCCACGCCAGCAGGGAGTCCCCGGGACAAG CTGGCGTCTCAGAGACAGAAAATTCATCCCCGGATGCCCTAGGACTTGGCAAACTGGGAGGACAGGCAGAAAAAAATCGTAAACTCCAGAAAAA GCACCAGCTGCTGGAGGAGGCCCGGAGGCAGGGGCTGCCCTTCGCGCAGTGGGACGGGCCGACCGTGGTGGTCTGGCTGGAG CTCTGGGTGGGCATGCCGGCGTGGTACGTGGCGGCCTGCCGCGCCAATGTGAAGAGCGGCGCCATCATGTCGGCCCTGTCGGACACGGAGATCCAGCGCGAGATCGGCATCAGCAACCCGCTGCACCGGCTCAAGCTGCGCCTGGCCATCCAGGAGATCATGTCGCTGACcagcccctccgccccgcccaccTCCAGGACG AGCACGGGAAATGTCTGGTTAACACACGAAGAGATGGAAACGCTCGCAGCCACGCCACACACG ACCCTGGCCTACGGGGACATGAACCACGAGTGGATCGGCAACGAGTGGCTGCCCAGCCTGGGGCTGCCGCAGTACCGCAGCTACTTCATGGAGTGCCTGGTGGATGCGCGCATGTTGGACCACCTCACCAAGAAGGACTTGCGCGGCCAGCTCAAGATGGTTGACAGCTTCCACCG AACCAGCTTCCAGTGCGGGATCATGTGCCTGAGGAGGCTGAACTACGACCGGAAGGAGCTGGagcggaggagggaggagagccaGAACGAAGTCAAAG ACGTGCTCGTCTGGAGCAACGACCGCATGGTTCGCTGGATCCTGTCCATCGGCCTCCGCGAGTACGCGAACAACCTCACCGAGAGCGGCGTCCACGGCGCCATCATCGCCTTGGACGAGTCCTTCGACTTCAACACGCTGGCGCTCCTGCTACAGATCCCGACCCAGAACACACAG GCCCGCGCGGTCCTGGAGAGGGAGTTCAACAACCTCCTGGCCATGGGCACTGACCGGAGATTCGATGAA GACGACGAGAAGAGTTTCCGGAGAGCTCCGTCATGGAGGAAGAAGTTTCGGCCCAAGGACATCCGGGGCTTGGCCGTGGGGTCCGCAGAGACCCTCCCCGCCAACTTCAGGGTGGCGCCCTCGCTGTCCTCCCCCGCCATGCAGCCAAAGAAGACGCAGCTGGACG GCAGTGTGCCGGGCACGCAGAGGCTGGACCCTGCTGCAGTCAGGACCTACTCCTGCTGA
- the PPFIA1 gene encoding liprin-alpha-1 isoform X7, translated as MMCEVMPTINETESPLGGGGSPGGGTQDSGSPAPLDADSQFEQLMVSMLDERDRILDTLRETQETLALTQGKLHEVGHERDSLQRQLTSSLPQEFTALSKELSVCREQLLEREEEVAELKAERNNTRLLLEHLECLVSRHERSLRMTVVKRQAQSPAGVSSEVEVLKALKSLFEHHKALDEKVRERLRLALERCSLLEEELESTHKELMTLKEQNNQKKTLTDGVLELNHEEGSAPSTNGKRSSGGSLGPEEDQARVLELQDIVDKQSREQAQMKERLTALSSQVVELEEDLDTARKDLIKSEEMNSKLQRDVREALAQKEDMEERITTLEKRYLAAQREATSVHDLNDKLENEIATKDSMQRQTEDKNRQLQERLELAEQKLQQTLRKAETLPEVEAELAQRVAALSKAEERHGNIEERLRQMEAQLEEKNQELQRARQREKMNEEHNKRLSDTVDRLLSESNERLQLHLKERMAALEEKNSLLREVESAKKQLEETQHEKDQLLLTVEALRTELEQTRLRGASLHHGRPHLGSVPDFRLPMADGPADAYGSGAVLRRPQKGRLAALRDEPSKVQTLNEQDWERAQQASVLANVAQAFESDVDVSDGEEDGDAPLSSAALLSPSGQADAQTLAMMLQEQLDAINQEIRLIQEEKESTEQRAEEIESRVGSGSLDNLGRFRSMSSIPPYPASSLAGSSPPNSGRSTPRRIPHSPAREVDRLGIMTLPPAPRDEVPDDKTTIKCETSPPPSPRAPRPERLHKGAVHTVSHEELRELRNSTGSQDGPASNPSSSNSSQDSLHKAPKKKGIKSSIGRLFGKKEKGRPGHASRESPGQAGVSETENSSPDALGLGKLGGQAEKNRKLQKKHQLLEEARRQGLPFAQWDGPTVVVWLELWVGMPAWYVAACRANVKSGAIMSALSDTEIQREIGISNPLHRLKLRLAIQEIMSLTSPSAPPTSRTTLAYGDMNHEWIGNEWLPSLGLPQYRSYFMECLVDARMLDHLTKKDLRGQLKMVDSFHRTSFQCGIMCLRRLNYDRKELERRREESQNEVKDVLVWSNDRMVRWILSIGLREYANNLTESGVHGAIIALDESFDFNTLALLLQIPTQNTQARAVLEREFNNLLAMGTDRRFDEDDEKSFRRAPSWRKKFRPKDIRGLAVGSAETLPANFRVAPSLSSPAMQPKKTQLDGSVPGTQRLDPAAVRTYSC; from the exons GAGTTCACGGCCCTCAGCAAGGAGCTCAGCGTGTGCCGGGAGCAGCTGCTGGAGCGAGAGGAGGAGGTGGCCGAGCTGAAGGCGGAGAGGAACAACACCCGG CTGCTGCTGGAGCACCTCGAGTGCCTCGTGTCCCGGCACGAGCGCTCGCTGCGGATGACGGTGGTCAAGAGGCAGGCGCAGTCGCCGGCCGGCGTGTCCAGTGAGGTGGAGGTCCTCAAGGCGCTCAAGTCCTTGTTCGAACACCACAAGGCCCTGGACGAGAAG GTGCGTGAGCGGCTGCGATTGGCCCTGGAAAGGTGCAGCCTGCTCGAGGAGGAGCTGGAGTCCACGCACAAGGAG TTAATGACTCTTAAAGAAcagaataatcagaaaaaaacacTAACCGATGGGGTGCTCGAACTAAACCATGAAGAAGGAAGTGCACCGAGCACAAATGGAAAG CGGTCCTCTGGCGGCTCGCTGGGCCCCGAGGAGGACCAGGCCAGAGTGCTGGAGTTGCAGGACATCGTGGACAAGCAGTCACGGGAGCAGGCCCAGATGAAGGAGCGCCTGACCGCCCTCTCCAGCCAAGTGGTCGAGCTCGAGGAGGACCTGGACACGGCCAGGAAGGACCTCATCAAGTCGGAGGAGATGAACAGCAAGCTGCAGCGCGACGTGCGCGAG GCCTTGGCCCAGAAGGAGGACATGGAGGAGAGAATCACCACCCTGGAGAAGCGCTACCTCGCGGCCCAGCGGGAGGCCACCTCCGTGCACGACCTCAACGACAAACTGGAGAACGAGATCGCCACCAAGGATTCCATGCAGCGGCAG ACGGAGGACAAGAACCGGCAGCTGCAGGAGCGCCTGGAACTGGCCGAGCAGAAGCTGCAGCAGACGCTGCGGAAGGCCGAGACGCTGCCCGAGGTGGAGGCCGAGCTGGCGCAGCGGGTGGCCGCGCTCTCCAAG GCGGAGGAGAGGCACGGGAACATCGAGGAGCGGCTGCGGCAGATGGAGGCGCAGCTGGAGGAGAAGAACCAGGAGCTGCAGCGG GCCAGGCAGAGGGAGAAGATGAACGAGGAGCATAACAAGCGCCTGTCGGACACCGTGGACAGGCTGCTGTCCGAGTCCAACGAGAGGCTGCAGCTGCACCTGAAGGAGCGGATGGCCGCTCTGGAGGAAAAG AATTCTCTGTTGCGAGAGGTGGAAAGTGCGAAGAAGCAGCTGGAAGAAACTCAGCACGAGAAG GACCAGCTGCTGCTCACCGTGGAGGCCCTGAGGACCGAGCTGGAGCAGACACGGCTCCGCGGCGCTTCCCTCCACCACGG CCGACCCCACCTGGGCAGCGTGCCTGACTTCCGGCTGCCCATGGCGGACGGCCCCGCAGACGCCTACGGCAGCGGCGCCGTGTTACGGCGGCCCCAGAAGGGCCGACTGGCAGCTCTGCGCGACGAGCCTTCCAAG GTGCAGACGCTGAACGAGCAGGACTGGGAGCGGGCCCAGCAGGCGAGCGTCCTGGCGAATGTGGCCCAGGCCTTTGAGAGTGACGTGGACGTGTCCGACGGAGAGGAGGACGGAGACGCGCCCCTGAGCTCGGCGGCACTGCTGTCGCCCAGCGGGCAGGCCGACGCCCAGACGCTGGCCATGATGCTGCAGGAGCAGCTGGACGCCATCAACCAGGAGATCAG GCTGAtccaagaggagaaggagagcacGGAGCAGCGGGCCGAGGAGATCGAGAGCCGGGTGGGCAGCGGGAGCCTGGACAACCTCGGTCGCTTCAGATCAATGAGCTCCATCCCGCCTTACCCCGCCTCCTCCCTGGCCGGCTCCTCCCCGCCCAACAGCGGCCGCTCCACGCCCCGGCGGATCCCGCACAGCCCGGCCCGCGAGGTGGACAGGCTCGGCATCATGACACTG CCGCCGGCCCCTCGGGACGAGGTCCCGGACGACAAGACAACCATAAAATGTGAAACctcgcccccgccctccccgcgcgccccgcgccccgagcGGCTGCACAAAGGCGCCGTGCACACGGTCAGCCACGAGGAGCTGCGGGAGCTCCGCAA CTCGACAGGCTCGCAGGACGGCCCCGCAAGCAAccccagcagcagcaacagcagccaGGACTCGCTGCACAAGGCCCCCAAGAAGAAGGGCATCAAGTCCTCCATCGGCCGCCTGTTCGGCAAGAAGGAGAAGGGCCGGCCCGGCCACGCCAGCAGGGAGTCCCCGGGACAAG CTGGCGTCTCAGAGACAGAAAATTCATCCCCGGATGCCCTAGGACTTGGCAAACTGGGAGGACAGGCAGAAAAAAATCGTAAACTCCAGAAAAA GCACCAGCTGCTGGAGGAGGCCCGGAGGCAGGGGCTGCCCTTCGCGCAGTGGGACGGGCCGACCGTGGTGGTCTGGCTGGAG CTCTGGGTGGGCATGCCGGCGTGGTACGTGGCGGCCTGCCGCGCCAATGTGAAGAGCGGCGCCATCATGTCGGCCCTGTCGGACACGGAGATCCAGCGCGAGATCGGCATCAGCAACCCGCTGCACCGGCTCAAGCTGCGCCTGGCCATCCAGGAGATCATGTCGCTGACcagcccctccgccccgcccaccTCCAGGACG ACCCTGGCCTACGGGGACATGAACCACGAGTGGATCGGCAACGAGTGGCTGCCCAGCCTGGGGCTGCCGCAGTACCGCAGCTACTTCATGGAGTGCCTGGTGGATGCGCGCATGTTGGACCACCTCACCAAGAAGGACTTGCGCGGCCAGCTCAAGATGGTTGACAGCTTCCACCG AACCAGCTTCCAGTGCGGGATCATGTGCCTGAGGAGGCTGAACTACGACCGGAAGGAGCTGGagcggaggagggaggagagccaGAACGAAGTCAAAG ACGTGCTCGTCTGGAGCAACGACCGCATGGTTCGCTGGATCCTGTCCATCGGCCTCCGCGAGTACGCGAACAACCTCACCGAGAGCGGCGTCCACGGCGCCATCATCGCCTTGGACGAGTCCTTCGACTTCAACACGCTGGCGCTCCTGCTACAGATCCCGACCCAGAACACACAG GCCCGCGCGGTCCTGGAGAGGGAGTTCAACAACCTCCTGGCCATGGGCACTGACCGGAGATTCGATGAA GACGACGAGAAGAGTTTCCGGAGAGCTCCGTCATGGAGGAAGAAGTTTCGGCCCAAGGACATCCGGGGCTTGGCCGTGGGGTCCGCAGAGACCCTCCCCGCCAACTTCAGGGTGGCGCCCTCGCTGTCCTCCCCCGCCATGCAGCCAAAGAAGACGCAGCTGGACG GCAGTGTGCCGGGCACGCAGAGGCTGGACCCTGCTGCAGTCAGGACCTACTCCTGCTGA
- the PPFIA1 gene encoding liprin-alpha-1 isoform X4, whose protein sequence is MMCEVMPTINETESPLGGGGSPGGGTQDSGSPAPLDADSQFEQLMVSMLDERDRILDTLRETQETLALTQGKLHEVGHERDSLQRQLTSSLPQEFTALSKELSVCREQLLEREEEVAELKAERNNTRLLLEHLECLVSRHERSLRMTVVKRQAQSPAGVSSEVEVLKALKSLFEHHKALDEKVRERLRLALERCSLLEEELESTHKELMTLKEQNNQKKTLTDGVLELNHEEGSAPSTNGKRSSGGSLGPEEDQARVLELQDIVDKQSREQAQMKERLTALSSQVVELEEDLDTARKDLIKSEEMNSKLQRDVREALAQKEDMEERITTLEKRYLAAQREATSVHDLNDKLENEIATKDSMQRQTEDKNRQLQERLELAEQKLQQTLRKAETLPEVEAELAQRVAALSKPDALSPGSPAAPDAKLLALAAQLGKAEERHGNIEERLRQMEAQLEEKNQELQRARQREKMNEEHNKRLSDTVDRLLSESNERLQLHLKERMAALEEKNSLLREVESAKKQLEETQHEKDQLLLTVEALRTELEQTRLRGASLHHGRPHLGSVPDFRLPMADGPADAYGSGAVLRRPQKGRLAALRDEPSKVQTLNEQDWERAQQASVLANVAQAFESDVDVSDGEEDGDAPLSSAALLSPSGQADAQTLAMMLQEQLDAINQEIRLIQEEKESTEQRAEEIESRVGSGSLDNLGRFRSMSSIPPYPASSLAGSSPPNSGRSTPRRIPHSPAREVDRLGIMTLPSDLRKHRRKPPAPRDEVPDDKTTIKCETSPPPSPRAPRPERLHKGAVHTVSHEELRELRNSTGSQDGPASNPSSSNSSQDSLHKAPKKKGIKSSIGRLFGKKEKGRPGHASRESPGQAGVSETENSSPDALGLGKLGGQAEKNRKLQKKHQLLEEARRQGLPFAQWDGPTVVVWLELWVGMPAWYVAACRANVKSGAIMSALSDTEIQREIGISNPLHRLKLRLAIQEIMSLTSPSAPPTSRTSTGNVWLTHEEMETLAATPHTEEAEGSWAQTLAYGDMNHEWIGNEWLPSLGLPQYRSYFMECLVDARMLDHLTKKDLRGQLKMVDSFHRTSFQCGIMCLRRLNYDRKELERRREESQNEVKDVLVWSNDRMVRWILSIGLREYANNLTESGVHGAIIALDESFDFNTLALLLQIPTQNTQARAVLEREFNNLLAMGTDRRFDEDDEKSFRRAPSWRKKFRPKDIRGLAVGSAETLPANFRVAPSLSSPAMQPKKTQLDVYPHYFYR, encoded by the exons GAGTTCACGGCCCTCAGCAAGGAGCTCAGCGTGTGCCGGGAGCAGCTGCTGGAGCGAGAGGAGGAGGTGGCCGAGCTGAAGGCGGAGAGGAACAACACCCGG CTGCTGCTGGAGCACCTCGAGTGCCTCGTGTCCCGGCACGAGCGCTCGCTGCGGATGACGGTGGTCAAGAGGCAGGCGCAGTCGCCGGCCGGCGTGTCCAGTGAGGTGGAGGTCCTCAAGGCGCTCAAGTCCTTGTTCGAACACCACAAGGCCCTGGACGAGAAG GTGCGTGAGCGGCTGCGATTGGCCCTGGAAAGGTGCAGCCTGCTCGAGGAGGAGCTGGAGTCCACGCACAAGGAG TTAATGACTCTTAAAGAAcagaataatcagaaaaaaacacTAACCGATGGGGTGCTCGAACTAAACCATGAAGAAGGAAGTGCACCGAGCACAAATGGAAAG CGGTCCTCTGGCGGCTCGCTGGGCCCCGAGGAGGACCAGGCCAGAGTGCTGGAGTTGCAGGACATCGTGGACAAGCAGTCACGGGAGCAGGCCCAGATGAAGGAGCGCCTGACCGCCCTCTCCAGCCAAGTGGTCGAGCTCGAGGAGGACCTGGACACGGCCAGGAAGGACCTCATCAAGTCGGAGGAGATGAACAGCAAGCTGCAGCGCGACGTGCGCGAG GCCTTGGCCCAGAAGGAGGACATGGAGGAGAGAATCACCACCCTGGAGAAGCGCTACCTCGCGGCCCAGCGGGAGGCCACCTCCGTGCACGACCTCAACGACAAACTGGAGAACGAGATCGCCACCAAGGATTCCATGCAGCGGCAG ACGGAGGACAAGAACCGGCAGCTGCAGGAGCGCCTGGAACTGGCCGAGCAGAAGCTGCAGCAGACGCTGCGGAAGGCCGAGACGCTGCCCGAGGTGGAGGCCGAGCTGGCGCAGCGGGTGGCCGCGCTCTCCAAG CCTGACGCTCTGTCTCCGGGAAGCCCTGCTGCTCCGGACGCTAAGCTGCTGGCCCTCGCCGCCCAGCTCGGGAAG GCGGAGGAGAGGCACGGGAACATCGAGGAGCGGCTGCGGCAGATGGAGGCGCAGCTGGAGGAGAAGAACCAGGAGCTGCAGCGG GCCAGGCAGAGGGAGAAGATGAACGAGGAGCATAACAAGCGCCTGTCGGACACCGTGGACAGGCTGCTGTCCGAGTCCAACGAGAGGCTGCAGCTGCACCTGAAGGAGCGGATGGCCGCTCTGGAGGAAAAG AATTCTCTGTTGCGAGAGGTGGAAAGTGCGAAGAAGCAGCTGGAAGAAACTCAGCACGAGAAG GACCAGCTGCTGCTCACCGTGGAGGCCCTGAGGACCGAGCTGGAGCAGACACGGCTCCGCGGCGCTTCCCTCCACCACGG CCGACCCCACCTGGGCAGCGTGCCTGACTTCCGGCTGCCCATGGCGGACGGCCCCGCAGACGCCTACGGCAGCGGCGCCGTGTTACGGCGGCCCCAGAAGGGCCGACTGGCAGCTCTGCGCGACGAGCCTTCCAAG GTGCAGACGCTGAACGAGCAGGACTGGGAGCGGGCCCAGCAGGCGAGCGTCCTGGCGAATGTGGCCCAGGCCTTTGAGAGTGACGTGGACGTGTCCGACGGAGAGGAGGACGGAGACGCGCCCCTGAGCTCGGCGGCACTGCTGTCGCCCAGCGGGCAGGCCGACGCCCAGACGCTGGCCATGATGCTGCAGGAGCAGCTGGACGCCATCAACCAGGAGATCAG GCTGAtccaagaggagaaggagagcacGGAGCAGCGGGCCGAGGAGATCGAGAGCCGGGTGGGCAGCGGGAGCCTGGACAACCTCGGTCGCTTCAGATCAATGAGCTCCATCCCGCCTTACCCCGCCTCCTCCCTGGCCGGCTCCTCCCCGCCCAACAGCGGCCGCTCCACGCCCCGGCGGATCCCGCACAGCCCGGCCCGCGAGGTGGACAGGCTCGGCATCATGACACTG CCTAGCGACCTGCGGAAGCACCGTAGAAAG CCGCCGGCCCCTCGGGACGAGGTCCCGGACGACAAGACAACCATAAAATGTGAAACctcgcccccgccctccccgcgcgccccgcgccccgagcGGCTGCACAAAGGCGCCGTGCACACGGTCAGCCACGAGGAGCTGCGGGAGCTCCGCAA CTCGACAGGCTCGCAGGACGGCCCCGCAAGCAAccccagcagcagcaacagcagccaGGACTCGCTGCACAAGGCCCCCAAGAAGAAGGGCATCAAGTCCTCCATCGGCCGCCTGTTCGGCAAGAAGGAGAAGGGCCGGCCCGGCCACGCCAGCAGGGAGTCCCCGGGACAAG CTGGCGTCTCAGAGACAGAAAATTCATCCCCGGATGCCCTAGGACTTGGCAAACTGGGAGGACAGGCAGAAAAAAATCGTAAACTCCAGAAAAA GCACCAGCTGCTGGAGGAGGCCCGGAGGCAGGGGCTGCCCTTCGCGCAGTGGGACGGGCCGACCGTGGTGGTCTGGCTGGAG CTCTGGGTGGGCATGCCGGCGTGGTACGTGGCGGCCTGCCGCGCCAATGTGAAGAGCGGCGCCATCATGTCGGCCCTGTCGGACACGGAGATCCAGCGCGAGATCGGCATCAGCAACCCGCTGCACCGGCTCAAGCTGCGCCTGGCCATCCAGGAGATCATGTCGCTGACcagcccctccgccccgcccaccTCCAGGACG AGCACGGGAAATGTCTGGTTAACACACGAAGAGATGGAAACGCTCGCAGCCACGCCACACACG GAAGAGGCGGAGGGAAGCTGGGCTCAG ACCCTGGCCTACGGGGACATGAACCACGAGTGGATCGGCAACGAGTGGCTGCCCAGCCTGGGGCTGCCGCAGTACCGCAGCTACTTCATGGAGTGCCTGGTGGATGCGCGCATGTTGGACCACCTCACCAAGAAGGACTTGCGCGGCCAGCTCAAGATGGTTGACAGCTTCCACCG AACCAGCTTCCAGTGCGGGATCATGTGCCTGAGGAGGCTGAACTACGACCGGAAGGAGCTGGagcggaggagggaggagagccaGAACGAAGTCAAAG ACGTGCTCGTCTGGAGCAACGACCGCATGGTTCGCTGGATCCTGTCCATCGGCCTCCGCGAGTACGCGAACAACCTCACCGAGAGCGGCGTCCACGGCGCCATCATCGCCTTGGACGAGTCCTTCGACTTCAACACGCTGGCGCTCCTGCTACAGATCCCGACCCAGAACACACAG GCCCGCGCGGTCCTGGAGAGGGAGTTCAACAACCTCCTGGCCATGGGCACTGACCGGAGATTCGATGAA GACGACGAGAAGAGTTTCCGGAGAGCTCCGTCATGGAGGAAGAAGTTTCGGCCCAAGGACATCCGGGGCTTGGCCGTGGGGTCCGCAGAGACCCTCCCCGCCAACTTCAGGGTGGCGCCCTCGCTGTCCTCCCCCGCCATGCAGCCAAAGAAGACGCAGCTGGACG TGTACCCCCACTACTTCTACCGGTGA